TAAATAACTCAAATTGAAGGAATAGAGGCAATTCTATAATTTCTGGAAATTAGGACCCTTTTGGGTAAGAAAACAGAATCTGGGACCAAATGGTAAACTAATTTGAAGGGAATAGACTAATATGGAATTTTAAAGGGATTTTTTGTAATTATAAAGTCTGGTCTTATTTGAAGATAAGAAAAGAatgttgtcttcaacctcacaaCAGACACAGTAATGGCCAAAGAACCAAACTCAGCCCAGGTGAGAAATCTCACCCACCCGTTTGGAAACCAATCATCCTCAAGTTCTGGGGATAATATCTTCATACTAGGCCCCTCTcaagtacaagtgtacaacaaGTAGCAACTTGAAAGAACAAGTAGGAAGAGAACAGAATTGATCTAAAGGTCAGGCACTAAAAACAGAACCCAACTACAAGATTTGGACATATCTCCCAAAACCCAACTCATTTTAGCCTCAAGCTTTACAGGCTCAGTTGCCCTTAGGAGTATAACCTATACTCAAAATTTCACGAAGAACAGAGAGGGATTGACAGAGTTTGATCCAAATCTGGTGGGCCTCAAGTACCACTGGAAACAGGGTGCAGCAGATAGAGCTTAAGAAACTCaaacagagaaaaaagaaaatagaaagaagcaGATTAGAGGAGGAATACAGACCTCGGAAGAAGAATGGTTGGAGAGGAGAGTCCAACAGAGTAGAAGAACAAGAATCACCAATCGAACCAGGCTCTCGTGGCACCAGCATATAGAATTCCAATTACCAATCGAACCAGGCTCTCATGGCACCAGCATATAAAACTCTATTAAACAGAATATGAAAACCTATTCAGACTCCATAACTGAAATAGAGTACAAATCAAACGCAACTATTGGCTGCTAAACAGAATTAAAACCAATATTAAAGGgtcatacccagtgcacaaggctctcaccactgcagggtctagggagggtcataatgtacgcagccttacccccacttcgcgGAGAGACTGttttcagactcgaacccgcaaccactaggtcacaatggaacaaccttcccgttgcaccaaggcccaccctcaattaaaataaatattaatttgacaaaataatcccaaacaaataataaattcCCTGAATACCCTGTTGGGATGAAATCCATGTTCAGACTGGCTCTCCTTGGGTTGGGCTTCAAGACTGGTTCATATTGGTCGACCATGAAAGTGCTACTACATCAGTTTACAAGGTTTTTAAATTTAGATTGAGTCAATTTAGAAGGTTAGGTCTGTTGGTCTATAACCAATGTAATGAAGGTTTTTTTCTATGAATGAGAATTGTCAGAGTTGCTGAGGGGCAATCTCTATTGGTGTATTGTGGTAGAGTCCCACAGTCAAGGCCTGGATGACTGATAAGCATTCAACTGGTGTTTATCTCTTCGGCCCCATTTGTTTGACGGAGAAaagtggaaaaggaaaaaaggggtgggaaacttgtttttgtttccCACAAACTACCACAAATGTGCATGTTTGGTTAGATGGGGTGGGAAACTTCCAGACAAgctcattaaatgcatttattcttgtCTGGTGAGATGGCACCCCCTCGTCAAACAAACGAGGCCTTCAGTTCCTATTATCTAGCGGTTAATCTCATGTGTTAGAAAGTCTGTTTGATATCTATACCTAACCCTTTGTACCCTTTTATGAGACAATTTCCAGCCTTCAAGTTGTTTATCCTCCATCTTCTATTAACCTAGTCTATCAAAACCCACCTTGAAATTCCATATCCAAACCTTGCTTCATACTCAACCACAATCTCTACCCTgttttggctctccctctccccccccccccccaaaaaaaaaaaaaaatttggtcccATTGCACCCCTTCCCTAGAGAGTTTCAGAGAGATGACAACCAGAGTCAGACCTATTGAAAGGGCCACCTCAACCTGAGTTTCAGCCCTGTGGAAATTCGGCTTGTTAAGTTATTCAAAATCCTCCCCATTCTGTCCTCTTAATCTTACTTGCAATTTAGCCCTAATtctttaatttagtttttttagGCAACCATGAATCCTTTTCCTTAGGTTTTTAAAATGCAATCATCACCCTCATCTACAACAAATGCTGAACTCCACTCCAAGAAATCAATTTTTCATATTAAACGGCTCCCATACCCTAACTGATTTCCCTCAAAAGATTCTTTATGTTCTTTCAATATCCGCCCTGGGggctaaagaaaaaataatgtcCCCTTTAAGTAGCTACAGGGCCTAACCCACTCTTGTCTCTACCCCTTTTATTGACCTTTCTCCGATTGTTTGGATGCCGTTCTAGTTTTCCTTATATACCTCCTATTTTTACTTATGATTTGATCTGTTAACCATTAAGAATATTTTTTTAGTGTAAGGACACCCCTTCAGGATATAGCCCTCAGTCAacttccacccccccccccccccacttttcCCTTACTAACGAGGTTAgcaaagatctaatgtcctacACCAAACAAGTTAATGTTGAAATCTTTATATACATGCTctaatattattttataatcATTGGGCCAAGTCTTGGATCAAACAATCCATGATCTGGATCCCGAAGTTGAGATCATAAAGGTTTGTAATACCCCTTCCAAGGCCAACCGGAGgtttaaaaaacacaaaagttTGTAGCACCACATGAAAGTATAGAACATAATTAATAAAGCAACAAGCTATTGCATTACCTTCTATTGGGAAAGAACTTTTTTGATGCTGCTACTTCTTTATTCTGCAAGAAAAGAGTGGGAAAGTGTTGGGAGAAAAAGCAATGACATTGGAACTAGCAAACCCAAGTTCATGTCAATTAAGAAAAAGTCTACAAAGTCAGTAGAATATTGCATGTAAGGATTTAAGTGGAAAACCAATTAAATCCAAGGTCAGTGGCCCCAAGCAGGTAAGAGGAGTCGAACACAGGTCGCTTGTCGATTTAGACCAGCACCCATGCCAACTCGGCTACCCCCTGTGGGGTTTGCATGGGCCCGGGGGAATAGTCAGGCCGATGGCCTGGATACCCTcgttagcaaaaaaaaaagtaagaaatctCATCAAGTAATGGGAGAAGAATATATACCAATAACTTTTCCTTAGCCTCTGCAAGCAGGATAAGATCTCTAAAAACCAGCTTTTGAGGGTTGATTTCATCCTCGGGCGTTTCAAGCAAAACTTTATCCACTAAAGAAGTGGGGCATGAAAAATGTAAATATCTCTCACATGACTAAATTTGTATAGAATCATAAGGTTTAACAACTCAATAAATAGAAATTGAAAGTACCTAGTCTTCTCTTTCGTTTAGTTGAATGAGAGAATCTCTTTTTAACCTTTTTCTCTGATGGATCCTGTCCTTCAGATGCCTTTTTACGCTTTTGAACCAGTCCATCATTTTCAGGTGCATGCTTCTTTAATTTTCTTGGTGCCCTCCTTTTCCGGGACATATCCTTCCCTCTATATTCGtcatcatctccttcttcatctttttccaTGTCAGAACAATTAGAAGCCTCCTTATTAACATTCTCACCTTCACCAATCGCATTCTCCCCCTCATCAGCAGGAACACAAACAGCTTTTCTCTTTCTAAGTCTCTTTGATGACTTACTAGCTTCATTCTCATCAACAGCTGTAGATGCAGGTCTTCGATCCTGGCCCCTCTGAGACTGAGAGTCAACCTCTTTCACCGTACCTTCCAATACTgttgactttttctttttcctagtCTGAGAAACCCAATTTATAAGAGAGAGGAATACAATCAGATTaacaagaaaaattgaaaacaaagaaaaaaggaaaggaaaagaaaagatatgaaCGCCTAATGCATGAAAAAAGAATGAGATAATTATTGAACGAAAATGCATGATTGACATAGATATTGAGAAATACCCCTCTTCTTGATGCTCCACCAGAACCTTGTAAATCCATAACTTTTTCAGATGTTAAAACATCTGAGTGAGATGCCTCAACAAGGTTTCTGGGCCCTTCAGTCACCAGAAGTTCAGGGGGATGATCTGAAGGGGCAGTCTCAGAAAACCTCATGGTTGAGAAATCAAGAGAACCATCAGGATGAAAGGTAGAAACTGAACTCTCATCCAAGTAGATTTGAGGAGTCAACTGAGCATCTCCAGGACAAGAAATGGACTCAATGGCATCAGGCATACTGAGAGAAGTGATGGGCATTTCATTCTCACTTTGGGCCTTGCTCTTGGACCACAATTTGCCCCTATTCTTATCTGTCACAAACATGAATTCAATTTacaacagaaaacagaaaatattaagttgaaagaaaaaaccacTCAGTTGACTTTTGTCATTCACCAGGAGCAATGGTGGCTTCAGAAATAACATCAAGAGTTTCCAATCCATGAAATGTCTCTGCTTCCTGAAAGCAAACAAAACCTCAAACATGATAATTCAAGACGGGGCCAGGAGGGAGGGAGAATAACACGAGAATACAAATATTTACCTCTATTGCAGACCTTAGATTATCTATCTGCATATGCCTGCTGCTATCACAAGCTGCAGCTTCACTGCTATTTACTGGTTCATGGGGCAAAACAGATTTGGCAGAAACACCAGTTGTGTTGGCATTACATTGCAGGAAAATTGAAGAGTTCACAGAAGAATGAACTTGAATGCAATGTTCTTCCTCTGAGTCCTGATGGTTGGAAGACTGAAAGATATGGTCCCTAAGAGGAACATTCGAGTCCACGGCATTACTAGTAATAGGATGAGATATTATTTGCTTGTTTCCTGGCTGAGAACTCACTTCAATGTTACACTGGAAGTTATTTTCAGTACCAACTGCCAAAAACACAACTACCCAATAAAGTGAAGAAAGAAGCAAATAAAATCTTCCAACAGCTGAAGAAAGTGCATTGCTCACCAGTTGAAGTGTTGGCTTGAAAAAGAATATTGTCAAGAGATTCGAGCTCAAAAAAAATGTCGCCAGCCTGTAAGCAATGAAACTTAGTGAAATAATTCGAGCAGACGAGAAACAAATTACAAACATTAACCATACCTCTCCTCCCAACTTTCCAAAACCAGAATGAATGTTCATATTGTTGTTGGAGATGGAGATGGCAGCTTCTGAAAAGAGAGCATTTGTGGACCCTGCATCCTCTTTGCTTATGGTGACTTGTGATAAAGAGCCCACAGTTTCAAAACTTCTGTCCCCATCAGACGGTTGAACTTCAGAATGGGAAGTCTCTGTTTTGTTGGCCAGCACTTCAGCTCCTATAAGTTTAGAAGAAGGATCTTTTACCGTCCTAACACACTGCCTTATGATAGAGTTATTTACAGAGAAAGACGAGGCATGAATCGAATCAATTGATCCACTCTGTCCTGAATACACGGGAGAAAGAGATTGAACAGAATCTTGAAGGTTGGTGGCCGGTGCTATGGACTTCACAGCTGGAGCATCATTACTGGAGGTTGTAATGACAGATTTTTCCTTTGTGGCACTAGGGAGACTGGTGGGTAGTGTGCTTGGTGTTCCTTTCTTGGGCCGTGCTTTGGACTTTGGCTGGAACTTGCCCCCAGCCCTGGCTGCCAATAAAATGTATCATCATACACTAAGCCCCAAGATAATAAGAGCTAGGAAACAGTCTTTGAATGTGATAAACAAACTATTCTTACCATTACAGCTGGCATTCTCAGGAATAGTATCAGCAAAAGGATCCAAATCAAAGTCCATGGCCTCGTTAAAAGAGTTCGTTTTCTCTCCGATCAAGAACAATATGCCACGAAACCCATAAGGCTCTGAAATTTCCTTAAATAAAAGTAACTGCACAAACAATGgcaggaaagaaaggaaaaagatggTTTTCAGTTTATCAAAGTATTTACATCTACAGCCATGTTTCAGAAAGTGCAAAGTATGTGTTTGGCAGAGTTTTTTGGCTAAAGATAAACATTTTAAAAACTGTTGTGTTTGGTGACGATTTTAAAAAACAGTTTTCCAACAAGAGGGTTATTTGGtaatttatataaaaaacttcgggtttttttttcatttcttattaCAATACTGTCTTACCCTTGCCTCCCAAAAAAAGGAACTTTCCAAGTTCCTCCTATTTTTCCCTCTCATCAAATCCTAGATTCCCTTCAATTTAAATCTAGTGGGCCCAGGCCCAGTCCATGTGTGTATCTCTCACATCCTCCAAGCTACCTAGAACTTGAGTTTAGTAGGGGCTCACCTTTGTTAAAACTTAGCAATATTTGCAAATAAAAGCGTTAAATGTTGGCTACTTAGATGCCCGTCTCTAGGTGCTCACCTAAAGAAACCCCACTCTAAGCTAAAACATGATACAACAATTAAGTTAGGCAGGCCCCAGCCCCCTGGCTCTGCCCTTGGGTTGGGACATTATTCATGGGACTCAACTACTTGGACCTACACTAGACAGTCCCCACTGTTATATTAAGGAGAGAAGTCAAGTTCGAAATTGGCTAAATGAGAGGAATAAGCTGCCAGGATGGAAATCATCTCTCAAATATCGAATTCACCACTTCACACTTCAGCACAGTCACTGGTGATGATATTAGATAAGACCTGGTGTTGGCCAATTGCAGATCATGAAGTATTGTGATGCAGATCAAAGGTACTTTCAAAAGTACCACCGCAGGAAGAAGCAGCCCAGGCCAGAAAACCAGTTTTAACTGATCTGAGGATCAAGTTCGGGTTCAGGTTTTCACCTGAAGAACCAGGTTGTGGGGTCATCTTTGGGActacttttttattattttattgtttaattattTCCTTGTAAGGCTGGAATACTtcataatgtagtcctaggtggaTAGGAGACCAGCTAGGAACCAATACTTCAGGATCTGCTATAAACAGGCAGTCCGATTGGGGCAGAATAAGGGTTtagtcaaaattagggttacagTTAGGTTACGGTTTGAGGGTATGGTTATGCTTGGaaggtgtagggaagtctatcAATATTGGTCATGTGATGGTTTGATGAGCGGAAGTGTGAGAACTTAAAAGGCAGCatgttagggtttcaggttatTGAAAAGAGGGAAGTGATGGAATCTAGAGTTTAGAGGGGGAATTAGGGCAAGGGCTTCAGGTTGAGTTCTCTAGGGGTAGAGAGGATCACTCGGTCAAGGTATGGAGGTCTAATGGTGGCTGGATGTTGCTGGActgtaatttagggttttgggctttaatgggaGTTGAGGGAACTTAGGGTTTTGATTATGGGATGGGGCAGAGGTCTGGATTGAGTGGAGGGGGTATACTGGGGATGCTGTCGTTTGAATTTGAAGTGATTCTGATGGTGGGTTAGGTCTGTGAGTGATTTAGGTTATGGGAATTTGAAGACAACAACAGGGGGAAATTAGGATTGGggttgtagaggattagaagaaggatggggatggggatggggatggggatggggatgttTCAAACTTACTGTAGCAGCAGATTACTCTTGGCAGAAGCTTATTTGAGGaagaaacttgaaaaaaattgaatctttgaacttgaacttgaataaaaatcagatcttgaacttgaagaaaaccactagggcttcacaccgcagagtgtcgattggatcagacTCCAATCCCGCCAacaaaccacccgggcttcacaccgcaaggtgtagattggatcaaacaccaatcccaccagctttgTTCACACACAAAGTAGATATTCAATAGAAGAAAGGTTTCAGCAGCTTCCAAGAGCAGGTTTCATAAGACAGTGAGGTAAAGAGGAGCCCCACggtttgcctttatttataatggccaaAGGCCCAAATTCCTATGCAGCCTAGGAATAGGAAATCCCTAATCCTTGGCTAagtctaaatacaaaacactTCCTCTCTAAAATCCGTGAAGAGGTGTGGAACCTAAAATAAAACTTAAGTTAAGAAGATTCTACCCTaaaagaatattctaaaatcacttaaattggacaagtggttcaaccggttcaatttaaaagactaaaacatgaaaataaactaagtatatggctaatcccgtatgcaacttatgtaccccaactttaggcccataaaagtggcctattacatcgAAAACCtatgggaccaaaggcccaacatgtctataacccaaccctagacttatttctagagaaagaagcccaatttggtgataaacctgcatcaCTTCATGTAAATTCCAAGCGTGTTTTAAGTATGTTTCCTAAAAGTCCCAGTTGATTGATGAGTACTCCTATAGCTTGCGTATGGGAGGAGTTATTTTTAGTTGGcttgattattttatttccaGTTATTTCTAGTCTGCTGGATATCCTAAGGCCAGTATGATAAAAATCTATTAAGTCCATAGAGGCTCCCCCATGATTTACTAGTTGAATGAAGCCTCTTATTTTCTGTGACTCAAAATTCCTGTCGTTAGATGTAGCAGTTCCAGTTATTTCTAGTCTGCTGGATATCCCGAAGCCAGTATGATATTAAGTTCCATAGAGCCTTCCCCACGATTTACTACTTGAATGAAGCCTCTTATTTTCTGTGTGACTCAAAATTCCTATTGTTAGATGTAGCAGAACTTTGGCTGATGCCAAGACTGGCTGGTGGGATGCCGATCAAGTTCCAGGTGAGAAGCTTGGTCCATATCCTTCTACTCTTCttacattcttcttcctccttatCCATCCATCGATTCAGGTTAGTTTCTGTAACTTTATTTCCCACGCATAGTTTCTATGGTTGAATATGATTTCTGAATAAAGTTTTCTTtccttaaatgagtctgagtTTCAGTAAAGTCTTTAACCGGTTTCAGAGTTTTCATACTTCTAATAGAATATTGTGAATTCCTTGATCATACATAGCTGATTTTCAAGTTCTGCTTTATCCTTGCTGTTTCAGTGTCgtactattatttatttgtcgGTTCAGACCATTAGACTGCTATTATAAGATCATTGAACCTGCTGTTATCAGTTACTGTTCTGCACCCTATTTCTAGGTAGGAGTATTTCATTTCTTCAGATTTGATACAGATTTTGAGAAATCATTCGTCTCCATTATTCTGACCTTCAACCAGAACATAAGCCCATTCTGATTCTTGGATTGACTGTTTTTAAATTTCTCCTAAAATATGGGTTCTAAACTTACTGCGATTCTAGTTATTATCACAGTTCCAAGTTTCAGTTTCGAGTCAACCaaactcaaaaccaaaatatttcacgAAACCACaaattttggtcgaaacctggaatGTTTCGGAGGTTAGTTTTGAGTGTGCGTTTCAAGGCCCAAATGCTAAATTAGGTTCTGAAACTTCTAGGAAACcttattttaggccttctaaataTAGTAGAATcgttagttttttaaaaaacacatGATAGTTTGGCTTCGGACCCAAGGAGTTCAATAATAGAAATGA
The nucleotide sequence above comes from Telopea speciosissima isolate NSW1024214 ecotype Mountain lineage chromosome 3, Tspe_v1, whole genome shotgun sequence. Encoded proteins:
- the LOC122653941 gene encoding uncharacterized protein LOC122653941, with product MDFDLDPFADTIPENASCNARAGGKFQPKSKARPKKGTPSTLPTSLPSATKEKSVITTSSNDAPAVKSIAPATNLQDSVQSLSPVYSGQSGSIDSIHASSFSVNNSIIRQCVRTVKDPSSKLIGAEVLANKTETSHSEVQPSDGDRSFETVGSLSQVTISKEDAGSTNALFSEAAISISNNNMNIHSGFGKLGGEAGDIFFELESLDNILFQANTSTVGTENNFQCNIEVSSQPGNKQIISHPITSNAVDSNVPLRDHIFQSSNHQDSEEEHCIQVHSSVNSSIFLQCNANTTGVSAKSVLPHEPVNSSEAAACDSSRHMQIDNLRSAIEEAETFHGLETLDVISEATIAPDKNRGKLWSKSKAQSENEMPITSLSMPDAIESISCPGDAQLTPQIYLDESSVSTFHPDGSLDFSTMRFSETAPSDHPPELLVTEGPRNLVEASHSDVLTSEKVMDLQGSGGASRRGTRKKKKSTVLEGTVKEVDSQSQRGQDRRPASTAVDENEASKSSKRLRKRKAVCVPADEGENAIGEGENVNKEASNCSDMEKDEEGDDDEYRGKDMSRKRRAPRKLKKHAPENDGLVQKRKKASEGQDPSEKKVKKRFSHSTKRKRRLVDKVLLETPEDEINPQKLVFRDLILLAEAKEKLLNKEVAASKKFFPNRSADNSVPYDASYNEDSFASMEDLNSPDEQATQQVQRSSSKLNYHTFMDRTPSERWSKQDTELFYEAIRQFGTDFAMIQQLFPGRTRHQVKLKYKKEERQHPLRLSDALTNRSKDHSHFEIVIQRLQAAAQAEKNSDGDVASVAMTDEEEVTREENEEVAKSDQKVEQEENNLELKVPEVCNTGMSLDSEDDVCRWSQYKGADYSYPEDGEKGEYDL